A genomic window from Solanum dulcamara chromosome 11, daSolDulc1.2, whole genome shotgun sequence includes:
- the LOC129873019 gene encoding cyclic nucleotide-gated ion channel 2 isoform X1 codes for MSSRQDLRFFLSRWFGIFRRRSVQPDNSDDNDDDSNPISNSIECYACTQVGVPVFHSTSCDGANQPEWEASAGSSLIPIQNRTDSRTGKSRSSRSRHTSGPFGRVLDPRSKRVQRWNRMILLARGMALAVDPLFFYALSIGRNGSPCLYMDGGLAAIVTVIRTSVDAVHLFHLWLQFRLAYVSRESLVVGCGKLVWDARAIASHYVRSLKGFWFDAFVILPVPQAVFWLVVPKLIREEKIKLIMTILLLMFLFQFLPKVYHSISLMRRMQKVTGYIFGTIWWGFGLNLIAYFIASHVAGGCWYVLAIQRVASCLRQHCERSPSCNLSLSCSEEVCYQFLLPAGTVGNPCAGNSTTVIRKPMCLDVNGPFPYGIYQWALPVVSSRSVTVKILYPIFWGLMTLSTFGNDLEPTSHWLEVIFSICLVLSGLMLFTLLIGNIQVFLHAVMAKKRKMQLRCRDMEWWMKRRQLPSQLRQRVRHFEHQRWAMMGGQDEMELVKDLPEGLRRDIKRFLCLDLIKKVPLFHSLDDLILDNICDRVKPLVFSKDEKIIREGDPVHRVVFIVRGRVKSSQNLSKGMIATSILEPGGFFGDELLSWCLRRPFIDRLPASSATFTCIDSTEAFGLDANHLRFITDHFRYKFANERLKRTARYYSSNWRTWAAVNIQLAWRRYMMRTSRPTIHVIENGDNEHRLRKYAAMFLSIKPHDHLE; via the exons ATGTCTTCTCGCCAAGACCTCCGCTTCTTCCTCTCAAG GTGGTTCGGAATATTCCGACGAAGATCAGTTCAACCTGATAACAGCGACGACAACGATGACGACAGCAATCCAATCTCAAACTCCATTGAATGTTATGCATGCACTCAAGTTGGCGTCCCTgttttccactccaccagttGCGACGGAGCTAACCAACCGGAGTGGGAAGCTTCAGCCGGTTCTTCCCTAATTCCAATTCAAAACCGGACTGATTCGAGAACCGGAAAATCCCGGTCCAGCCGCAGCCGTCACACATCGGGGCCGTTCGGGCGTGTGTTAGATCCTCGAAGCAAGCGCGTGCAGAGATGGAACCGAATGATCTTATTGGCACGTGGCATGGCTTTAGCTGTTGATCCTCTATTCTTTTACGCCTTATCCATCGGCCGTAATGGATCGCCGTGCTTGTACATGGATGGCGGCCTTGCAGCCATCGTCACGGTGATTCGTACTAGCGTCGACGCCGTGCACCTCTTCCATTTGTGGTTGCAGTTCCGGCTGGCTTACGTGTCGAGAGAATCGCTGGTGGTAGGGTGTGGGAAACTCGTGTGGGATGCGCGTGCGATTGCTTCTCACTATGTTAGGTCCCTTAAAGGATTCTGGTTCGATGCTTTTGTCATCCTTCCCGTTCCGCAG GCTGTATTTTGGCTGGTGGTTCCAAAACTAATAAGAGAAGAGAAGATAAAGCTTATAATGACAATCCTTCTATTGATGTTCTTATTCCAGTTCCTCCCAAAAGTTTATCACAGCATAAGCTTAATGAGAAGGATGCAAAAGGTTACTGGATATATTTTTGGTACCATCTGGTGGGGATTTGGCCTTAATCTCATTGCTTATTTTATTGCTTCTCAT GTTGCTGGGGGATGCTGGTATGTTCTTGCAATACAAAGAGTGGCTTCATGTCTAAGGCAGCACTGTGAGCGGAGCCCTTCGTGTAATCTATCTTTGTCATGCTCAGAGGAGGTGTGTTATCAGTTTCTATTGCCAGCAGGAACTGTGGGAAATCCATGTGCTGGGAACTCAACAACTGTGATTAGGAAGCCAATGTGTTTGGATGTCAATGGACCATTTCCATATGGGATATACCAATGGGCACTTCCTGTTGTTTCAAGCAGATCCGTCACTGTTAAGATTCTTTACCCCATCTTTTGGGGACTGATGACCCTTAG CACATTTGGCAATGACTTAGAACCAACAAGTCACTGGCTTGAAGTTATTTTCAGTATATGCCTTGTGCTTAGTGGATTGATGCTCTTCACTCTGTTGATTGGTAACATCCAG GTGTTTTTGCACGCGGTCATGGCAAAGAAGCGAAAAATGCAATTAAGATGTAGGGATATGGAATGGTGGATGAAGAGGAGACAATTGCCATCACAATTAAGACAAAGAGTTCGCCACTTTGAACACCAGAGATGGGCTATGATGGGTGGACAAGATGAGATGGAACTTGTAAAAGACTTGCCAGAAGGGCTTCGAAGGGATATCAAACGCTTTCTTTGCCTTGATCTTATTAAAAAG GTTCCTCTATTCCATAGTTTGGATGATCTGATTCTAGACAACATTTGTGATCGCGTTAAGCCACTTGTCTTCTCCAAAGATGAGAAG ATCATAAGAGAAGGAGATCCAGTGCACCGGGTGGTGTTCATTGTTCGTGGACGTGTAAAAAGTAGCCAAAACCTCAGTAAAGGAATGATTGCCACGAGCATACTTGAGCCTGGAGGCTTCTTTGGAGATGAGCTTCTTTCCTGGTGCTTACGCCGTCCCTTCATAGACAGACTTCCAGCTTCTTCCGCAACCTTCACTTGCATTGATTCGACAGAAGCATTTGGCTTAGATGCAAACCACCTTCGATTTATCACGGATCACTTCAGATACAAATTTGCAAACGAGAGGCTAAAGAGAACAGCAAGGTATTATTCATCCAATTGGAGAACCTGGGCTGCTGTGAATATACAGTTAGCATGGCGACGTTACATGATGAGGACTAGCCGTCCCACTATACATGTGATCGAGAATGGGGATAATGAGCATCGCCTTCGCAAGTATGCTGCAATGTTCTTGTCAATCAAGCCGCACGATCATCTTGAATAG
- the LOC129873019 gene encoding cyclic nucleotide-gated ion channel 2 isoform X2, which yields MAHFLSNSRWFGIFRRRSVQPDNSDDNDDDSNPISNSIECYACTQVGVPVFHSTSCDGANQPEWEASAGSSLIPIQNRTDSRTGKSRSSRSRHTSGPFGRVLDPRSKRVQRWNRMILLARGMALAVDPLFFYALSIGRNGSPCLYMDGGLAAIVTVIRTSVDAVHLFHLWLQFRLAYVSRESLVVGCGKLVWDARAIASHYVRSLKGFWFDAFVILPVPQAVFWLVVPKLIREEKIKLIMTILLLMFLFQFLPKVYHSISLMRRMQKVTGYIFGTIWWGFGLNLIAYFIASHVAGGCWYVLAIQRVASCLRQHCERSPSCNLSLSCSEEVCYQFLLPAGTVGNPCAGNSTTVIRKPMCLDVNGPFPYGIYQWALPVVSSRSVTVKILYPIFWGLMTLSTFGNDLEPTSHWLEVIFSICLVLSGLMLFTLLIGNIQVFLHAVMAKKRKMQLRCRDMEWWMKRRQLPSQLRQRVRHFEHQRWAMMGGQDEMELVKDLPEGLRRDIKRFLCLDLIKKVPLFHSLDDLILDNICDRVKPLVFSKDEKIIREGDPVHRVVFIVRGRVKSSQNLSKGMIATSILEPGGFFGDELLSWCLRRPFIDRLPASSATFTCIDSTEAFGLDANHLRFITDHFRYKFANERLKRTARYYSSNWRTWAAVNIQLAWRRYMMRTSRPTIHVIENGDNEHRLRKYAAMFLSIKPHDHLE from the exons GTGGTTCGGAATATTCCGACGAAGATCAGTTCAACCTGATAACAGCGACGACAACGATGACGACAGCAATCCAATCTCAAACTCCATTGAATGTTATGCATGCACTCAAGTTGGCGTCCCTgttttccactccaccagttGCGACGGAGCTAACCAACCGGAGTGGGAAGCTTCAGCCGGTTCTTCCCTAATTCCAATTCAAAACCGGACTGATTCGAGAACCGGAAAATCCCGGTCCAGCCGCAGCCGTCACACATCGGGGCCGTTCGGGCGTGTGTTAGATCCTCGAAGCAAGCGCGTGCAGAGATGGAACCGAATGATCTTATTGGCACGTGGCATGGCTTTAGCTGTTGATCCTCTATTCTTTTACGCCTTATCCATCGGCCGTAATGGATCGCCGTGCTTGTACATGGATGGCGGCCTTGCAGCCATCGTCACGGTGATTCGTACTAGCGTCGACGCCGTGCACCTCTTCCATTTGTGGTTGCAGTTCCGGCTGGCTTACGTGTCGAGAGAATCGCTGGTGGTAGGGTGTGGGAAACTCGTGTGGGATGCGCGTGCGATTGCTTCTCACTATGTTAGGTCCCTTAAAGGATTCTGGTTCGATGCTTTTGTCATCCTTCCCGTTCCGCAG GCTGTATTTTGGCTGGTGGTTCCAAAACTAATAAGAGAAGAGAAGATAAAGCTTATAATGACAATCCTTCTATTGATGTTCTTATTCCAGTTCCTCCCAAAAGTTTATCACAGCATAAGCTTAATGAGAAGGATGCAAAAGGTTACTGGATATATTTTTGGTACCATCTGGTGGGGATTTGGCCTTAATCTCATTGCTTATTTTATTGCTTCTCAT GTTGCTGGGGGATGCTGGTATGTTCTTGCAATACAAAGAGTGGCTTCATGTCTAAGGCAGCACTGTGAGCGGAGCCCTTCGTGTAATCTATCTTTGTCATGCTCAGAGGAGGTGTGTTATCAGTTTCTATTGCCAGCAGGAACTGTGGGAAATCCATGTGCTGGGAACTCAACAACTGTGATTAGGAAGCCAATGTGTTTGGATGTCAATGGACCATTTCCATATGGGATATACCAATGGGCACTTCCTGTTGTTTCAAGCAGATCCGTCACTGTTAAGATTCTTTACCCCATCTTTTGGGGACTGATGACCCTTAG CACATTTGGCAATGACTTAGAACCAACAAGTCACTGGCTTGAAGTTATTTTCAGTATATGCCTTGTGCTTAGTGGATTGATGCTCTTCACTCTGTTGATTGGTAACATCCAG GTGTTTTTGCACGCGGTCATGGCAAAGAAGCGAAAAATGCAATTAAGATGTAGGGATATGGAATGGTGGATGAAGAGGAGACAATTGCCATCACAATTAAGACAAAGAGTTCGCCACTTTGAACACCAGAGATGGGCTATGATGGGTGGACAAGATGAGATGGAACTTGTAAAAGACTTGCCAGAAGGGCTTCGAAGGGATATCAAACGCTTTCTTTGCCTTGATCTTATTAAAAAG GTTCCTCTATTCCATAGTTTGGATGATCTGATTCTAGACAACATTTGTGATCGCGTTAAGCCACTTGTCTTCTCCAAAGATGAGAAG ATCATAAGAGAAGGAGATCCAGTGCACCGGGTGGTGTTCATTGTTCGTGGACGTGTAAAAAGTAGCCAAAACCTCAGTAAAGGAATGATTGCCACGAGCATACTTGAGCCTGGAGGCTTCTTTGGAGATGAGCTTCTTTCCTGGTGCTTACGCCGTCCCTTCATAGACAGACTTCCAGCTTCTTCCGCAACCTTCACTTGCATTGATTCGACAGAAGCATTTGGCTTAGATGCAAACCACCTTCGATTTATCACGGATCACTTCAGATACAAATTTGCAAACGAGAGGCTAAAGAGAACAGCAAGGTATTATTCATCCAATTGGAGAACCTGGGCTGCTGTGAATATACAGTTAGCATGGCGACGTTACATGATGAGGACTAGCCGTCCCACTATACATGTGATCGAGAATGGGGATAATGAGCATCGCCTTCGCAAGTATGCTGCAATGTTCTTGTCAATCAAGCCGCACGATCATCTTGAATAG
- the LOC129874409 gene encoding probable ubiquitin conjugation factor E4, with the protein MATTKPQRTPAEIEDIILRKILLVSLVDSMESDARAVYLEMTAAEILSEGKELRLSRDLMERVLIDRLSGNFVSAEPPFQYLVNCYRRAHEEGKKIASMKDKNVRAEMELVVKQVKRLAVSYCRIHLGNPDMFPNWDMTPANVSLLLPLLFSEVSSSVDVFGGGSGSGGVSSPPGFLDELFKDGDFDSMDPILKQLYEDLRGTVLKVSALGNFQQPLRALLFLVKYPVGAKSLVNHPWWIPNSVYMNGRVIEMTSILGPFFHVSALPDHTIFKSQPDVGQQCFSESATRRPADLLSSFTTIKTVMNNLYDGLAEVLMSLLKNSTIRENVLGYLAAVINKNSSRAQLQADPLSCASSGMFVNLSAVMLRLCEPFLDANLTKRDKIDPQYVFSSTRLELRGLTAMHASSEEVSEWINQNNPGKVDVSKEGSDGENRLLASQEATSSGNASGGPSILNHNNPISSSSDKARYPFICECFFMTARVLNLGLLKAFSDFKHLVQDISRCEDNLSTMKTMLEQAPSPQLQQEISRLEKDLESYSQEKLCYEAQILRDGGLLQRALSFYRLMVVWLVGLVGGFKMPLPSPCPMEFASMPEHFVEDAMELLIFASRIPRALDGVLLDDFINFIIMFMASPEYIRNPYLRAKMVEVLNCWMPRRSGSTATSTLFEGHQLSLEYLVKNLLKLYVDIEFTGSHTQFYDKFNIRHNIAELLEYLWQVPSHRNAWRQIAKEEEKGVYLNFLNFLINDSIYLLDESLNKILELKELEAEMSNTAEWERRPAQERQERTRLFHSQENIIRIDMKLANEDVSLLAFTSEQITVPFLLPEMVERVASMLNYFLLQLVGPQRKSLSLKDPEKYEFRPKELLKQIVKIYVHLARGDKENIFPSAIIRDGRSYSDQIFSAAADVLRRIGEDMRVIQEFIDLGAKAKIAASEAMDAEAALGDIPDEFLDPIQYTLMKDPVILPSSRITVDRPVIQRHLLSDSTDPFNRSHLTADMLIPDTELKAKIEEFIRSHALQKPGEDLNLQHTKTTIQTTDTSNLIK; encoded by the exons ATGGCGACTACTAAACCACAGAGGACGCCGGCGGAGATCGAGGACATAATTCTTCGGAAAATCTTACTTGTATCACTTGTTGATTCAATGGAAAGTGATGCACGCGCTGTGTATTTAGAGATGACGGCGGCGGAGATTCTAAGCGAGGGCAAAGAATTAAGGTTGTCTAGGGATTTGATGGAGAGGGTTTTAATCGATCGACTTTCAGGCAATTTTGTATCGGCGGAACCCCCTTTTCAGTATTTGGTCAACTGTTATCGTCGGGCACACGAAGAGGGGAAGAAGATTGCGTCCATGAAGGATAAGAATGTTAGGGCTGAGATGGAATTGGTGGTCAAGCAAGTAAAGAGACTTGCTGTATCATACTGTCGGATACATTTAGGGAATCCTGACATGTTTCCCAACTGGGATATGACACCAGCGAATGTATCTCTGTTGCTTCCTTTGTTGTTTTCAGAGGTTTCAAGTTCTGTGGATGTGTTTGGTGGGGGTAGTGGCAGTGGAGGAGTGTCAAGTCCACCTGGTTTTTTGGATGAGTTATTTAAGGATGGAGATTTTGATAGTATGGACCCAATACTGAAGCAGTTGTATGAGGATTTGAGAGGGACTGTGCTAAAGGTTTCAGCTTTGGGTAATTTTCAGCAGCCTCTTAGAgctttattatttttggttaaGTATCCAGTAGGTGCCAAGTCTCTGGTCAATCATCCTTGGTGGATTCCAAATAGTGTTTATATGAATGGAAGAGTTATCGAGATGACAAGCATTTTGGGTCCTTTCTTTCATGTCAGTGCATTGCCTGACCATACAATCTTCAAGAGTCAGCCGGATGTTGG CCAGCAGTGTTTCTCGGAATCTGCAACACGTCGTCCTGCTGATCTCCTATCTTCTTTCACAACTATCAAAACTGTTATGAATAACTTGTATGATGGCTTGGCTGAAGTCCTTATGTCTCTTCTGAAAAATTCAACCATTCGTGAAAATGTCCTTGGATATCTTGCAGCAGTTATAAACAAAAATTCGTCAAGGGCACAGTTGCAG GCTGATCCATTATCTTGTGCTAGTTCAGGCATGTTTGTAAACCTCAGTGCTGTTATGCTTCGGCTCTGTGAACCTTTCTTAGATGCCAATTTGACAAAACGCGACAAGATCGATCCCCAATATGTGTTTTCTAGCACCCGTCTGGAACTGAG GGGGTTGACTGCTATGCATGCATCATCAGAAGAAGTCTCTGAATGGATAAATCAAAATAATCCTGGGAAAGTTGACGTCTCTAAAGAAGGCAGTGATGGGGAAAATCGGTTGTTGGCATCTCAGGAAGCTACAAGCTCCGGGAATGCTTCTGGTGGACCTTCAATTCTCAACCATAACAACCCAATATCAAGTAGTAGTGATAAAGCTAGATACCCCTTCATATGTGAATGCTTCTTCATGACTGCACGGGTGCTGAACCTGGGCCTCCTAAAAGCATTTTCAGATTTTAAGCATCTTGTTCAG GACATTTCAAGATGCGAAGATAATTTGTCTACCATGAAAACCATGCTAGAACAAGCACCATCGCCACAGTTGCAGCAGGAAATATCTCGCTTGGAAAAAGATCTTGAGTCTTATTCACAGGAGAAATTATGCTATGAAGCCCAAATATTAAGG GATGGGGGACTTCTCCAGCGTGCATTATCCTTCTACAGGTTGATGGTTGTTTGGCTGGTCGGGCTTGTTGGTGGTTTTAAGATGCCCTTACCTTCCCCTTGCCCTATGGAATTTGCATCTATGCCTGAGCACTTCGTAGAAGATGCCATGGAGCTGCTAATATTTGCTTCTCGAATTCCTAGAGCTTTGGATGGTGTCTTGCTG GACGACTTCATTAATTTCATTATCATGTTCATGGCAAGTCCAGAATATATCAGAAACCCTTACCTTAGAGCAAAGATGGTTGAAGTCCTAAACTGTTGGATGCCCCGCAGAAG CGGTTCCACTGCGACGTCTACTTTGTTTGAGGGGCATCAACTATCTCTGGAGTACCTTGTGAAAAATCTTTTGAAGCTTTATGTTGACATTGAATTTACAGGTTCCCACACGCAG TTCTATGATAAATTTAATATCCGCCACAACATTGCTGAACTACTTGAATATCTTTGGCAAGTTCCAAGTCACCGGAATGCATGGAGACAG ATTGccaaggaggaggagaagggtGTTTATTTGAATTTCTTGAACTTCTTGATTAATGATAGCATCTATCTTCTCGATGAAAGTCTTAATAAAATTCTTGAACTAAAAGAGCTGGAAGCTGAAATGTCTAACACAGCAGAATGGGAGAGAAGACCAGCTCAAGAAAGGCAGGAGAGAACCCGGTTGTTCCATTCACAAGAGAAT ATAATTCGAATTGATATGAAGTTGGCAAATGAAGATgtgagcctgttagcatttacTTCAGAACAAATTACTGTCCCTTTTCTTCTTCCTGAGATG GTGGAAAGAGTTGCTAGCATGTTGAATTACTTCTTACTTCAGCTGGTGGGTCCACAAAGAAAATCTCTTAGCTTGAAAGACCCTGAAAAGTATGAGTTCCGTCCGAAAGAGTTGCTGAAACAG ATTGTGaaaatatatgtgcatttagCGAGAGGAGATAAGGAGAATATCTTTCCATCTGCAATTATAAGAGATGGTCGATCGTACAGTGATCAG ATATTTAGTGCTGCAGCTGATGTCCTTAGAAGAATTGGTGAAGACATGAGGGTCATACAAGAGTTCATCGACCTTGGTGCAAAGGCCAAGATTGCAGCTTCAGAAGCAATGGATGCTGAGGCTGCTCTTGGAGACATTCCTGATGAATTCCTTGATCCAATCCAA TATACTTTAATGAAGGATCCCGTCATTCTTCCCTCTTCAAGGATAACAGTGGACCGGCCTGTTATTCAGCGGCACCTTCTTAGTGATAGT ACAGACCCGTTTAACCGGTCTCATCTAACTGCGGACATGTTGATTCCCGACACTG